In Quercus robur chromosome 11, dhQueRobu3.1, whole genome shotgun sequence, the following proteins share a genomic window:
- the LOC126704858 gene encoding zinc finger BED domain-containing protein RICESLEEPER 1-like: MVVKTKPREVFDIGFNASYDNDDDDDEVGTYLENVPYNITIHDTCDDANDSHAWAQVNEEGTIYDTPLIIENELLEQDFIDDEELNDDVYESNDDESSDDDSNDDESSDDECRLKANSQVSLSALKYELAIHPRFPHPVYSSLRLKADSKYHYLPSSLKPIHPRFSSRILVMETNTNEPFVQTPAATEDDIPTQVEDSAATQAASQAEAAAASELPPVPPCQVSMTAPVSGSCSGRKKSVVWGHFEKVKIGEGDTSKTKAICNYCQKSYNADSKSCGTSNLLAHVPICPKNPNREDVVKGQKTLAFVPKKDGEDGLHLVSTSFSVEACRKALAEMVIIDELPFRYVEGYGFKKFVRTLQPKLRLKDIPSRQTVARDVIGIYNSEREKLRKSLKGCRVCLTTDTWTSIQNLNYMCLTCHFIDDAWKLHKRILNFCQVEDHKGETIGRKIEMSLREWGIDGIFTLTVDNASSNLTTIKFLQWVTKDWNGAVLGNEYMHMRCCAHILNLIVGEGLKEIDASVAKVREAVRYVKSSPNRSQTFKSFMERLGMESKSLLSLDVPTRWNTTYIMLETAEKFEKVFLRMDFEDDGYSSYFRTKEDSGGLGSPCMIDFQNCRVFVTFLRLFYNATKKFSGSLYVTSNAFYDEIFVIQESISNLVKSQNTLLKSTATNMQTNFEKYWGEGEKINPLFYVAVVFDPRKKLRFLKFSFSEIYGNAVAEVMVDKVKDLLFKLYNFYNCIHSPNVQDQSGSERTELETDASDPYVMVHSRYERFLQVEQSVGCSNELERYLAENCDGRKDANFEILEWWRDNCNRYQVLSKVVKDVLAVPVSTVASESAFSTGGRIVDPFRSALSPLMVQNLVCSQNWLQATVPISHRQSRDDVEALEEELLDLGNMLKF; encoded by the exons ATGGTGGTCAAAACAAAACCTAGGGAGGTGTTTGATATTGGTTTTAATGCTTCatatgataatgatgatgatgatgatgaagtggGTACCTATCTTGAGAATGTCCCTTATAATATAACTATTCATGATACATGTGATGATGCAAATGACAGCCATGCTTGGGCTCAAGTTAATGAAGAAGGAACCATTTATGATACACCGTTGATCATTGAGAATGAATTGCTTGAACAAGACTTTATCGATGATGAAGAGCTTAATGATGATGTTTATGAGTCTAATGATGATGAGTCCAGTGATGATGACTCCAATGATGATGAGTCTAGTGATGATGAGTGTA GATTGAAAGCTAACTCCCAAGTATCATTATCTGCCCTCAAGTATGAGCTTGCCATACACCCACGGTTTCCTCATCCCGTGTACTCTTCACTAA GATTGAAAGCTGATTCCAAGTATCATTATCTGCCCTCAAGTTTAAAACCCATACACCCACGGTTTTCTTCAAG GATACTG gtcATGGAAACCAACACTAATGAACCCTTTGTCCAAACACCAGCTGCTACAGAAGATGATATTCCCACCCAAGTTGAGGATTCTGCTGCTACCCAAGCTGCTTCCCAAGCTGAAGCAGCTGCTGCTTCTGAGTTGCCCCCAGTTCCACCATGCCAAGTGAGTATGACAGCTCCTGTTAGTGGTAGTTGTAGTGGTAGGAAAAAGTCTGTTGTTTGGGGTCACtttgaaaaagtaaagataGGTGAGGGTGATACTAGTAAGACTAAGGCTATCTGTAATTATTGTCAAAAATCTTATAATGCTGATAGTAAGAGTTGTGGTACCAGTAATTTGTTAGCTCATGTGCCAATATGTCCCAAGAACCCTAATAGAGAAGATGTAGTTAAAGGGCAGAAAACATTAgcttttgtacccaaaaaggaTGGAGAAGACGGATTGCACCTTGTGTCAACATCCTTTTCTGTTGAGGCTTGTAGAAAGGCATTGGCTGAAATGGTTATAATTGATGAGTTGCCTTTTAGGTATGTCGAGGGGTATGGGTTTAAGAAATTTGTTAGAACCTTGCAACCTAAGCTTAGATTAAAGGATATCCCATCTCGTCAAACTGTGGCTAGGGATGTGATTGGCATTTataatagtgagagagagaagctaaGGAAATCCTTGAAGGGTTGTAGGGTGTGTCTCACTACGGACACATGGacttctattcaaaatttaaattatatgtgtCTGACTTGTCACTTTATTGATGATGCTTGGAAATTGCATAAGAGAATTctaaatttttgtcaagttgaaGACCACAAGGGGGAGACTATAGGTAGAAAGATTGAGATGTCGTTGCGTGAGTGGGGTATTGATGGGATATTTACCTTGACAGTAGATAATGCTAGCTcaaatttaacaacaattaaattTCTGCAATGGGTGACTAAAGATTGGAATGGGGCAGTTTTAGGAAATGAGTACATGCACATGAGGTGTTGTGCCCATATCCTAAATCTCATTGTGGGGGAGGGTTTAAAAGAGATAGATGCATCTGTTGCTAAGGTGCGTGAAGCTGTGAGGTATGTGAAGTCCTCACCCAATAGAAGTCAAACTTTTAAGAGTTTTATGGAGAGGTTAGGTATGGAGTCCAAGAGTCTTCTCAGTCTAGATGTACCTACTAGGTGGAACACGACCTATATCATGTTAGAAACTGctgaaaaatttgagaaagtgtTTCTCCGAATGGATTTTGAAGATGATGGTTATTCGTCGTACTTTAGGACCAAGGAAGATAGTGGTGGTTTGGGGTCTCCATGTATGATTGATTTCCAAAATTGTAGGGTGTTTGTGACTTTCTTAAGGCTGTTTTATAATGCAACAAAGAAATTTTCTGGTTCATTGTATGTTACTTCAAATGCCTTCTATGATGAGATCTTTGTTATTCAGGAGAGTATTTCCAATTTAGTTAAATCCCAAAACACTCTCTTGAAAAGCACAGCCACAAACATGCAAACTAATTTTGAGAAGTATTGGGGGGAAGGGGAGAAAATTAATCCTCTTTTCTATGTGGCTGTGGTCTTTGATCCACgaaaaaaattgaggtttttgaagttttcattttctgaaatttatggGAATGCAGTTGCTGAAGTGATGGTTGATAAGGTGAAAGACCTTTTGTTtaagttgtataatttttacaattgtaTTCATTCACCAAATGTGCAAGATCAAAGTGGGAGTGAGAGGACAGAATTGGAAACTGATGCTAGTGATCCATATGTTATGGTTCACTCGCGATATGAGCGTTTTTTGCAAGTTGAGCAATCTGTAGGTTGTAGTAATGAGCTTGAGAGGTATTTGGCTGAAAACTGTGATGGTAGAAAGGATGCAAATTTTGAGATATTGGAGTGGTGGAGGGACAATTGTAATAGGTACCAAGTGTTGTCTAAAGTAGTTAAGGATGTGCTGGCTGTGCCAGTTTCCACTGTTGCATCTGAGTCAGCATTTAGCACTGGAGGTCGAATTGTTGATCCATTTCGAAGTGCATTATCTCCTCTCATGGTTCAAAACCTTGTatgttcacaaaattggcttcaaGCCACAGTTCCAATTTCTCATCGCCAATCAAGGGATGATGTTGAGGCATTGGAGGAGGAGTTACTTGACTTAGGTAATATgcttaaattctga
- the LOC126706443 gene encoding dicarboxylate transporter 2.1, chloroplastic isoform X4, with the protein MESFALSSLSTSFSLPTRSSFLHHRFHHHPISKSSPSISTPHSIPTLRSSSLFSPIKPTPNSSLFKPRFLPPIHSSSSSTKSPNHPPPSPQITQSAKPIPLILSISIGLIVRFLIPKPPEVTPQAWQLLSIFVSTIAGLVLSPLPVGAWAFLGLTVTVLTKTLSFATAFSAFTNEVIWLIVISFFFARGFVKTGLGNRIATYFVKWLGRSTLGLSYGLTISEALIAPAMPSTTARAGGVFLPIIQSLSLSAGSKPGDPSAKKLGSYLVQSQFQSAASSSALFLTAAAQNLLCLKLAEELGVIVSSPWVTWFKAASLPAIACLLATPLVLYKLYPPETKDTPDAPAMAAKKLEHMGPVTRNEWVMVGTMLFAVSLWVFGDALGIASAVTAMTGLSILLLLGVLDWDDCLSEKSAWDTLAWFAVLVGMAGQLTNLGIVTWMSDCVAKSLQSFSLSWPAAFGVLQASYFLIHYLFASQTGHVGALYSAFLAMQLAAGVPGVLAALALAYNTNLFGAITHYSSGQAAVYFGAGYVDLPDVFKVGFIMAVINTIIWGVIGAFWWKFLGLY; encoded by the exons caccaccaccccatCTCCAAATCCTCACCGTCCATCTCCACTCCTCACTCCATCCCCACCCTCCGAtcctcctctctcttctctccaaTCAAGCCCACCCCAAACTCCTCCCTCTTCAAACCCCGTTTCCTCCCTCCAATccactcctcctcctcctccacaaaGTCCCCAAACCACCCTCCCCCATCTCCACAAATTACACAATCAGCCAAACCAATCCCACTAATTCTCTCAATCTCAATTGGCTTAATCGTCCGATTCCTCATTCCCAAGCCCCCCGAAGTGACCCCACAAGCCTGGCAACTCCTCTCAATCTTCGTCTCCACCATCGCCGGCCTCGTCCTCAGCCCATTACCCGTCGGCGCGTGGGCTTTCTTGGGCCTCACAGTCACCGTCCTCACCAAAACTCTCTCCTTCGCCACCGCCTTCTCCGCCTTCACCAACGAAGTCATCTGGCTCATAgtcatctcatttttcttcgCCCGCGGCTTCGTCAAGACCGGGTTAGGCAACAGGATCGCCACTTATTTCGTCAAGTGGCTGGGCCGCAGCACCTTAGGACTGTCCTACGGATTGACCATAAGCGAAGCCCTCATCGCACCGGCTATGCCCAGCACCACCGCGAGGGCCGGCGGCGTGTTTTTGCCCATAATTCAGTCGCTCTCGCTCTCTGCCGGGAGCAAACCCGGCGACCCATCTGCCAAAAAGCTCGGTTCTTATCTTGTTCAGTCTCAGTTTCAG TCTGCTGCTAGCTCTAGTGCTCTTTTCCTGACTGCTGCAGCTCAAAACCTGCTCTGCCTCAAATTGGCTGAGGAACTTGGGGTGATAGTTTCAAGCCCTTGGGTTACTTGGTTCAAAGCTGCTAGTTTACCAGCAATTGCCTGTCTTTTAGCTACTCCTCTAGTCTTATACAAGTTATATCCTCCTGAAACCAAAGACACACCAGATGCACCTGCCATGGCTGCAAAGAAATTGGAGCATATGGGTCCTGTTACAAGAAATGAGTGGGTGATGGTCGGTACAATGCTCTTTGCAGTCTCTTTGTGGGTCTTTGG TGATGCTCTTGGTATAGCAAGTGCTGTAACTGCAATGACAGGCTTATCCATTCTCCTTTTGTTGGGAGTCCTTGATTGGGATGACTGCTTAAGTGAAAAATCTGCATGGGATACCTTGGCTTGGTTTGCTGTTCTAGTGGGTATGGCAGGCCAATTGACGAACCTTGGTATTGTGACCTGGATGTCTGATTGTGTCGCCAAATCGCTTCAATCTTTCTCTTTGAGTTGGCCAGCTGCATTTGGTGTTCTTCAGGCTTCTTACTTCCTCATCCACTACCTCTTTGCAAGTCAAACAGGTCATGTTGGAGCTTTGTACTCTGCATTCCTTGCTATGCAGTTGGCTGCTGGGGTTCCTGGCGTGTTAGCAGCTCTGGCTTTAGCATACAATACAAATCTTTTCGGTGCCATAACACATTATAGCAGTGGTCAGGCTGCTGTATACTTTGGAG CTGGTTATGTAGACCTTCCCGATGTATTCAAAGTGGGATTCATAATGGCTGTTATCAATACTATCATCTGGGGAGTAATTGGAGCTTTTTGGTGGAAATTTTTGGGCctctattga
- the LOC126706443 gene encoding dicarboxylate transporter 2.1, chloroplastic isoform X1: MESFALSSLSTSFSLPTRSSFLHHRFRFHHHHPISKSSPSISTPHSIPTLRSSSLFSPIKPTPNSSLFKPRFLPPIHSSSSSTKSPNHPPPSPQITQSAKPIPLILSISIGLIVRFLIPKPPEVTPQAWQLLSIFVSTIAGLVLSPLPVGAWAFLGLTVTVLTKTLSFATAFSAFTNEVIWLIVISFFFARGFVKTGLGNRIATYFVKWLGRSTLGLSYGLTISEALIAPAMPSTTARAGGVFLPIIQSLSLSAGSKPGDPSAKKLGSYLVQSQFQSAASSSALFLTAAAQNLLCLKLAEELGVIVSSPWVTWFKAASLPAIACLLATPLVLYKLYPPETKDTPDAPAMAAKKLEHMGPVTRNEWVMVGTMLFAVSLWVFGDALGIASAVTAMTGLSILLLLGVLDWDDCLSEKSAWDTLAWFAVLVGMAGQLTNLGIVTWMSDCVAKSLQSFSLSWPAAFGVLQASYFLIHYLFASQTGHVGALYSAFLAMQLAAGVPGVLAALALAYNTNLFGAITHYSSGQAAVYFGAGYVDLPDVFKVGFIMAVINTIIWGVIGAFWWKFLGLY; the protein is encoded by the exons CgtttccaccaccaccaccccatCTCCAAATCCTCACCGTCCATCTCCACTCCTCACTCCATCCCCACCCTCCGAtcctcctctctcttctctccaaTCAAGCCCACCCCAAACTCCTCCCTCTTCAAACCCCGTTTCCTCCCTCCAATccactcctcctcctcctccacaaaGTCCCCAAACCACCCTCCCCCATCTCCACAAATTACACAATCAGCCAAACCAATCCCACTAATTCTCTCAATCTCAATTGGCTTAATCGTCCGATTCCTCATTCCCAAGCCCCCCGAAGTGACCCCACAAGCCTGGCAACTCCTCTCAATCTTCGTCTCCACCATCGCCGGCCTCGTCCTCAGCCCATTACCCGTCGGCGCGTGGGCTTTCTTGGGCCTCACAGTCACCGTCCTCACCAAAACTCTCTCCTTCGCCACCGCCTTCTCCGCCTTCACCAACGAAGTCATCTGGCTCATAgtcatctcatttttcttcgCCCGCGGCTTCGTCAAGACCGGGTTAGGCAACAGGATCGCCACTTATTTCGTCAAGTGGCTGGGCCGCAGCACCTTAGGACTGTCCTACGGATTGACCATAAGCGAAGCCCTCATCGCACCGGCTATGCCCAGCACCACCGCGAGGGCCGGCGGCGTGTTTTTGCCCATAATTCAGTCGCTCTCGCTCTCTGCCGGGAGCAAACCCGGCGACCCATCTGCCAAAAAGCTCGGTTCTTATCTTGTTCAGTCTCAGTTTCAG TCTGCTGCTAGCTCTAGTGCTCTTTTCCTGACTGCTGCAGCTCAAAACCTGCTCTGCCTCAAATTGGCTGAGGAACTTGGGGTGATAGTTTCAAGCCCTTGGGTTACTTGGTTCAAAGCTGCTAGTTTACCAGCAATTGCCTGTCTTTTAGCTACTCCTCTAGTCTTATACAAGTTATATCCTCCTGAAACCAAAGACACACCAGATGCACCTGCCATGGCTGCAAAGAAATTGGAGCATATGGGTCCTGTTACAAGAAATGAGTGGGTGATGGTCGGTACAATGCTCTTTGCAGTCTCTTTGTGGGTCTTTGG TGATGCTCTTGGTATAGCAAGTGCTGTAACTGCAATGACAGGCTTATCCATTCTCCTTTTGTTGGGAGTCCTTGATTGGGATGACTGCTTAAGTGAAAAATCTGCATGGGATACCTTGGCTTGGTTTGCTGTTCTAGTGGGTATGGCAGGCCAATTGACGAACCTTGGTATTGTGACCTGGATGTCTGATTGTGTCGCCAAATCGCTTCAATCTTTCTCTTTGAGTTGGCCAGCTGCATTTGGTGTTCTTCAGGCTTCTTACTTCCTCATCCACTACCTCTTTGCAAGTCAAACAGGTCATGTTGGAGCTTTGTACTCTGCATTCCTTGCTATGCAGTTGGCTGCTGGGGTTCCTGGCGTGTTAGCAGCTCTGGCTTTAGCATACAATACAAATCTTTTCGGTGCCATAACACATTATAGCAGTGGTCAGGCTGCTGTATACTTTGGAG CTGGTTATGTAGACCTTCCCGATGTATTCAAAGTGGGATTCATAATGGCTGTTATCAATACTATCATCTGGGGAGTAATTGGAGCTTTTTGGTGGAAATTTTTGGGCctctattga